The window TGCGGAAGGGAAGGGCAGTGCAGAAATCGCCAGGAACTTGTCATTGAGCAGAAGCACCATAAATACCTACCGGAGTCGTATTTTAGAGAAATTAGATTTAAGTCGCACCAGTGATATTATCCATTATGCTATCGATAATCGCCTTTTGGATAGATAGGTCAAGTCAGTAAATTGACGGCATGCTGTCGTCATTTGTACGACACAGTTTGTCTTTATTCGACGATGCCTTTACCGACATTTTTCAAGTATTTTCAATTACTCTATTGCCAGGCTAAAGGAGAGCCCTTGTGCATATATTGCTAGTAGATGATTCAGAACTTATTCTGTCCAGATTACGTCGGCTCATTTTATTGAAATATCCAGATGTGGTTATTACCAGCGCCAAAACGTTTCACCAGGCAGAGGAAGCGCTTCAGCCTCCCTTGCCTGATGTCGTGATACTCGACATCCAGTTGCCCGACGGGAACGGGATTGATATCGCGGAGAGAATTAGAAAAATTTCACACGAAATGAAAATAGTGATCTTGACCAATTATAACGAGGAAGGGTATCGCAAGGCTGCGATGGTGGCTGGAGCGGACTATTATATCAATAAATCAGGGGAGTTCCGGAAAGTACTTCCCCTGTTGGGAACCATTTTAAGTGAACTACAAACCGAATTATAGTCAATATCTCCGGAAGTATCCCAATTATACTTTCCCTGTCACCTCTTGTGTGACACGAGATTCATGATAATGACTATTTACCCATATCGGGTGTTACCGTATCATTCCCTCGATCGTTCTATCAAAGGGACAAGGTGAATCAATGCATGATTCTATCCATTCAACTATAGACTCTATTATCAAGTCGATGCTCCATATATTAAATCGACCGAATAATTGGCAAAATCTCCTCCGGGATATTTTTACTCTATTGTATGAGCAGAATCCGTATCGCCGGTTTCAAATCGTATATCCAACTCCCAACCGCGAAGGGGATCAGGCAAAATCTCCTATGACCGCAGATATCCAGTTTCAGTTTTTGCAGGATCAAATTCAATCGGCGAATGAAAATATCTTGCGACAGGCCATGAAGGGACGGACATGCGATCACTTTTTCCTAAATGAGAATCTGGAAAACTATCGGCGAACCGAATTTGGCACCGTCCTGGTTTCTTCGCGTGATATCACTGCACAGGAAAACCATTGTAATTGCGATTTTATGAAGACGCTTTCTGCCTCAGATATGGTCTTGGCTATCGTCCCTATATTGCATAAAGGAGTCCCCGTTATGCTCCTGGAATTCGCCGGGAAGGGGATGGACGAATGCTCTGACTGTCTCGATGGACTCGAAGAGATTGCCGAGGCTATCGGGGCCGCGTATAAACGATTCCTGTTGGAACAGGACATTCGAATAACTGCAGAAAATCTGAAATTAATCATTGAATCCACTGGGGATGCGATAATTCTGCGAAAATTAGACGGGCCGTTCCTCCATGTGAATGAACGAGCCGTCGAATTGTTGGGATATACCAGAGACGAGTTCCAGGAAATGCACCCGGAGGATATCGATGTGGTTGGAGATCACGATGTAGGGGAGAGGTTGGAACTGGAGGGGCAGGTGCTGTTTGAAACCGTTCTGCGCAGAAAAGGAGGCTCCCTTGTGCCTGTAGAGATTAACTCCCGCTATGTTCGGTATCAACGGCAACAGGTCATTTTGAGTGTCGTGCGGGATATTTCGCGCCGAAAAACCTATGAAAAGCAGATTTTTCGCCAAGCCCAAATACTAAAAAATGTGCAAGATGCTGTGTTTGTAACTGATAACGATTTTCGCATTGAATTCTGGAATCAGGGCGCCGAACAGATTTTTGGATATACGGCAGAGGAAATGGCACAGGCAATTCCTACTTCTACCTGGATTCATTCCAGATCTTTAGAAATGAGCCACATTTTCGAAACGATTCACACCAAAGGGAAATTTGAGGCGGAAATCCAGATAAAAAGGAAGGACGGGCAACAGCGCTGGATTTCCATGACAATCTCACGATTAACGAATACACGGGATGAAGATGAGGGGTATCTTGGCATGGGGAGGGACATTACTGAAAGAAAACAAACTCAGTTGGAACTTTTGAAGCAAACCCATGCACTTGAGCAGCGAGTAAAAGAGTTGCGAGGTCTTTATGAAACCTCCCGGATAATCAACGAGGAACTGGATCTTAAGACGACTCTGGTAGATCTGCTTGAAGTGATAGCTGGATCATGGCAGTATCCCCAACAGACTGTGGTCAGAATTGTGTTGGATGGGCAAGAGTATGCTACTGCAGGATTCCAGGATACCGCTTGGTGCCAGTCAGCCGACATCCTAGTTGGTGATAGCCCTCGGGGCCAAATTGAAGTGGCCTATCTGCAAGAATTTCCAACAGCCGATGAGGGGCCGTTTCTGGAGGAGGAACGGTGGCTAATTAATACACTTGCCGATCGAATTGCCAGGTTTATCGGGCGTCGTGAATCCCAGCATGAGCTCCAACAAAGTGAGGAGCAGTATCATCAGCTCTTTGAATCCATGCATAACGGCTTTGCTTTGTGTCGTATGGAGTATGATGATACTGGTACTCCAGTGAATTTGGAATACCTGACGGTGAACTCTGCTTTCGAGCACATCCTCAAGATATCTCGGGACCAAATTGAAGGAAAAATGATCACGGATGTTTTTCCAGAGATTTGGGAGACAGATAAAGAGTTGATAGCACTGTACAGCAGAGTTGCCACTACCGGACAACAAGAACAACTCACAACCTATATCGAATCCCTGGGGCTATGGGTCGAAATTACGGCGTACTCGCCTGAATACCCCTATGTTGCAGTGATATTCACTGATATAACCGAACAGAAAAAGGCCGAAGCATCGTTGCGTGAGGAAAGTGAGACCCTCAGGCAAATTACAGAAACCAGCCCGGTCGGAATCACCCTGTTCGATTTAGACGGAAACATCTATTCTGCAAATAGTCATGCCCGTGCGATTTTTGGTCTGCGGGAAAGTGACCTGCACCACCGGTCGTACGATGCTCCGGAATGGAAAATCACTGATAATGCCGGGAATCCCATCCCCGCTGAACAGTTACCTTTTTCGCAGGTCCGTCAAACCGGCAAGGCAATTTGGGACTACCAACATGCGATTGAGCCGAAAGACGGGTGTAGAACTTACCTGTCGATTAACGCAGCTCCACTCCGGAATAAAGCAGGCGATATGACAGGAGTCATTGCGGTAATATCGGATATCAGTGAACGAAGACAGATGGAACAACAACTCTTTCAAACTGAAAAAATGGAAGCCATGGGCCAAATTGCCGGTGGTATCGCCCACGATTTTAATAATGTCCTCGCAGCAATAGACGGGGCCAACCAAATGATAGAATTACAAGCCGATGATGAGAAGTTTCTGAAGTATCTCCGGATTATTAAATCCAGTGTAGAGCGCGGGAATGCCGTTACCAATCGAATGTTGACCTTTACCCGGTCATCCAAACCTGAAATGCAACCATTGGGTCTGATGCCATTACTTCAGGAATTTGGAAGTATGGTCGAATATACTTTGCCAAAGGATGTTCATGTGCATCTTGCTGATGTTAATTCTTCTGTTGAGGTGTTGGCGGAATCCAGTCAGCTACAGCAAGTCCTTTTCACCCTCTGTATTAATGCAGCGGACGCGATGCCAAACGGTGGTAACATCCATATCGCTACCCGCAAACCGGAGGAATATGAACTTCAGCGGTACCGTCCTAATACAGCACAGGAGTACTGGTGTCTGACAGTAATTGATGAAGGATTTGGTATGAGCGAGGAAATTCAGTCCAGGATATTTGAGCCATTCTACACCACCAAATCTTCGTCCAAGGGAACGGGACTGGGGTTGGCAGTGGTCAAAAAAATTATGGATTTGCATGACGGATGGATTACTGTCGCCAGCGCACCAGGTGAGGGCGCGACGTTTATACTTGGATTGCCCCTGCATACAACACAAGAGGGGGATGATTCCGATGAAATACCAGCGCGGAGGGAATTGTACAATGGGGATGGAGAATATTTGCTCGTAGTCGATGACGAAGAACCGTTGCGACAGTTGATGAAGGAGTCCTTTACGGCGCAGGGATACAGGGTATTGACAGCACCGAATGGCAAAGAAGCCTTTCAAATTGTATCCACCTCGAATCCTAAAATCGATCTTGTGCTCACCGATATTGGCCTTCCGGATATCAATGGAGGAAGGTTAATAATGCAAATTCATGCGACGAATCCGGACCTCCCGGTGATTGCAATGACGGGATATGTGGATAATCAAACCCGGGACGAACTTTTGAGTGCCGGTGCCAGGTCAGTGGTGACCAAGCCCTTCAATATCGAACAGTTTAACCGGCAGGTGTATAACATATTAAATCCCAAACCCTTTGAAATAGCCGTTACATAATTCAGAGAAACGGAAGGAAATGACACAATGGATAAACACAATGTGCATACTACCTTTAGTCCCAAATTGGATGCAATCCTCGGGGGAGGCATTCCGAAACAATCGCTGAATATCCTTGCTGGCCACCCTGGCGCAGGAAAATCTATTTTTGCCCATCATTTGCTATTTCATCATTTGAAAAGACAGCCACAGTCGAAGGTCTTATATCTCACGACTCTGTCAGAACCCCCAGCAAAAATTATCCGGTATATGCGGGATTTTTCGTTTTTCCAGAGCGACCTCTTTCAAACCCGTTTTCAATTGGATGATATCGGACCGACTATCCGTGAGAAGAAATTTGGTGAGATTTCCGACAAAATACTCGAAATAGTCCAGCAATACCGCCCGGATATCTTGGTGATCGACTCCTTCAAGGCCATTCGGGATATCGGGGGACAAGTTGATGAGTTCCGGCAATTTGTGTATCAGGTTGCAGTTCGGCTCTACGGACAACAATGTACCACTTTTCTGGTGGGGGAATATGATATCAGCGAAATTAGCCAGGGAGCTGAATTTGCCGTCGCTGATGGAATTATCTTGTTGGAGATGAGACAGGTGGCTGGAGAACCCCAGCGGTTGCTCCAGGTCAGAAAACTGCGGGGGCAAAATCCAGTGACTGCCCCTCTCCCATTTTATATTGATACCGATGGAATACAGATTCAATATTTAACAACGGTGGCGGACAGTGAGGACAAAGCAGAAGAGCAAATCCGCTCAACTGGAATTACGGCGTTTGACGAATTGGTGGATGGGGGATTGGCGTCCGGTCAGACTCTACTGATTTCGGGAGTATCCGGGACCGGGAAAACAACCCTGGCATTGCAAATACTCCATAATGCATTACAGCGGGGAGACACCGGTCTGTATTACTCTTTTGAGGAATCTCGGCGGGCCTTATTGAGAACGGCAACCCATTTTGGTTGGTCGTTTGAACAGGCCATTGCAGAAGACAGGGGCCATTTTTTTTATATTCCCCAGACGGCTATCAGGATCGAGGAGGTGATTTCCAGATTGGAACAGGAGATTGAACGTTATCAACCGCAATGGCTCATCATGGATTCATTTTCTGTCTATTTACATCGCGTGGAGGAGCCTGCGATTATCCGGGAAAAAATGTACCAAATTCGTTCGTTGCTTCAACACCATGATGTGACAGGGTTATTAATTTCTGATATCCCGGCACACGCTACGACTCAATTATCGCGAGCTGGAGTGGAGGAAACCGTTGCAGATGGGACAATTGTTCTCCGGAGCAATTTGGAGCACAATAACCGCTGTCGGTATTTGGAAGTGTACAAAATGCGCCGCATAAATCACGTCAAAGGGATGCACCGCATGATCATCGGAGAGAATGGAATTGAAGTCTTCTATACCTCCGGATGGATGGAGACCCCAGACTCTGAGGGGACCACTTTTACGTTCACACCGCTTCAATCCAGAATCGAGAACCCCCTGCGTTATAATTCGGCATGGCTGATTCGGGGGGAAGCCGGCATGGGAAAATCAACCATGGCCATGAATTTTGTGGCGGAGGGATTACAAAATCAGGAATCCGTATTATTAATCACCGCAGATGCTCCAGAGCAGGATACGGTTCGGCGGCTATCTACGGTAGGTGTGGATGTGGAACCATATCTACATTCCGGACAATTGAAGTTGTTGGATGCCTATTCCGGAAATAATCCTCAGTTAAACCTGTCGGATCCCGAAGTGTTGAAATATTATATTTTCAGTTGTGTTTCCCAAATGCAAACCCCGATCCGGGTGGTTTTCGATTCAATTACTCCGCTTTCAGTTCGAAACAATCTAGAGGGGTTTGTGGAACTCATACATCAAAAAAACCGAATGCTGCGACATCCCCAGGTAACTGTTTTAGATACACATCTCTACCAACGCAACGCGGGAGAAGAATCGCTGGCGCTGTTAAACGGGTATGATATTGTAATTGATTTGTATGCAACCGGTGAGGTTACTGCAAACGCCAAGCGACAATTTCAGATTACGAAGGCTCGTGATATCAAGGCTGACTCCACCCCCCAATCCTTCGAAATTGATCCGGCCAGAGGAATCGTACCAGTGGATCACTAACCACATTATTGTGTAAGGATAAAAAATTGAAAAACCTGATCAATAAGGCACTTCAAATTCCGCAGAGCCTGGTTGAGGAATGGCAGGAAATCGTAAATATCATGGCGGAAATTATTGAAGTCCCTGCCGGACTGATCATGCGGGTTTCCAGCGAGGAACTCGAAGTATTCGTTGCGAGCCAAACTCCGGGGAATCCCTATACTCCCGGTGAATCCGAGATTTGGAACGGCTCGGGACTGTATTGCGAAACCGTTATTAATTCGAGAGAAAAACTTTTGGTCCCTGATGCGTTGAGTGATCCGAAATGGGAGAGTAATCCTGACATCCGGCTCAATATGATTTCGTATTTGGGATATCCTATCTTTCTTCCAAATGGGGAGGTCTTCGGTACTATTTGTGTCCTGGATAATAAAAAAATGATTACTCTGCCCTTTATGAGCAGTTTATGATAAAACTGAAGACACAAATTGAGCAGCAGTTACAATTGCTGGAGATGGCTAAGAAACTACAAAAACATAAAAAGGAGCTCGACCGTCATATAGAGGAAATACATAAGTTACAAGGATTAATTCCGATTTGCGTCCAATGTAAAAATATCAGAGACGACGATGGTTACTGGCATTTGGTAGAGGAATATTTTGTACACCATCCGGACATTGTATTTTCTCATACCGTTTGCCCGAACTGCAAGGAACTTTTGGTTTACAAATAATCCCAAAAAAATATAGTCTGGATTATTCATGAATTGGATCAAATGAATGGTCTTTATCGGCGCTAACATCAATATTACCAACGAAGTAGAGCCGCTCCATTAAACGCCTCTACATACAACAATATCTATGGGTTACAGTGTTTTCTGTGATACAAGGTTTCCGGGGTTATTATAAAAATATTCATTGACTTGGCATACTCACACACCCTCCAAGAAAAGTCCCTCCAGTGAAATCCGTCTAACATCGTAAGAGTCAACAGACTTATCATTCGCTTCAGTGGATTTCCCTACCAGAGCCCAATTATTTTCCTGAGTTACTCAGGATGGGCAAGGACTGTGAATGATCAAGAAACCGCGGAATTGCATATGGGATTTTGGCAGGAATTTAAAGAATTTTCCATCAAGGGAAATGCAGTGGATATGGCAGTCGGGATCATCCTGGGGACGGCATTCAATCGAATTGTGAATTCGCTCGTCACCGATATTATTATGCCGCCGATTGGGTATTTGCTTGGTGGGGTGGAATTTGCCGACCTGGCTATTGTCTTTCGGGAATCCGCTGACAGCGCCACCGGTGAAATGTCCCCCTAGTGTCGATCCGATATGATCAATTTCTGACAACTGTCGTGCATTTTATTATTATTGCCTTCTCCATATTTATAGTGGTGAAAGTTAAGAATCGAATAATTCATGCCCGGGAGAATTGACCAACCCGAAATCAGGCAGTTCTCTGCTTTGAGTGTCCTCATAACTGCAGTATATTACCTGTTCTGTTTGCGGAAATTTGATAGCAGGTTCTAATTGAAGATTACAAGATTACTTCTTTTTGTCATCGTGACTGTATTTTTAACACATTCCGTGCATTCACAACCGAAAATAATATTCGATACCGATTTCGGCGGAGATGCCGATGACCTGGGGGCGTTGGTCATGTTGCACCACTTTGTCGATCAGGGAGAATGCTACCTACTCGGTATTATGAGCTGGTCCATGGATAAATATACTGTTCCGGCCATCGATGCGGTCAATCAATTCTACGGACATCCGGATATTCCTATTGGCACGAGAAAGGATTCACTCCGTTTTGATGATTGGAATTACAGTAAACCGATTACTGATAATTTTCCATACAAATGCAATTACGAGGATGTCCCCGATGCCACGACACTGTACCGGGAGTTATTATCAGAGAACCCTGACTCCAGCGTCACTATTGTGACAGTCGGTCCGCTGAAGAATATTGCTGATTTGCTCAAATCCGAAGGTGATACAATTTCTACTTTAAGCGGGAAGGAATTGATCGAGAAGAAAGTTAAAGAGTTTGTCATCATGGGCGGCAAATTTCCCCAGGGCGATTGGGAGTGGAACTTTTCAGGGGATATGCCTGGGGTCACGAAGTTTGTTATTTCTCAATTAACTGTCCCTATTACTTTTACCGGCTACGAAGTGGGCATGGCTATCAAAACAGGGAAGGTGTTGAACACCATCGATCCGGAGAACCCGCTCACTAAAGGCTATCGACATTTCAGCGAACATGCTCACTGGGACAGAGAAAATTTCACTGGCAAAATCCTGGATAATGCGACGTATGACCAAACGGCCGTTTTATATGCGGTCAGAAATGGTGTTGGAACCTATTGGGATAGAATATCAAATGGCGTCTGTGTCCCGGATAACAACGGCGGAAACACGTGGATTGAGGGGGTACAGTCCAAACATTCGTACCTTCAATTGACAATGGATGAAGAGAAGATTGCGAGGAAAATTGAATATTTTATGCTCGGAGATTTTTAACATGAATTTGAATTATTTCTTAGCGCGGTCGAGTACATGAAAATTATATCTTCCCGGTTTAACGTTGTGGTCGGATTAATAGCGCTCCTGCTAATAAGCTGTGATGTCAAAGTCATACCGGCAGAAGAATCAGGACAAGATACTTCTGGCACAGTTAAGAAGTTCACCAATCCGCTTTGGGATGGCGCCGATCCTTTTATGGTAAAACACGCCGACTCCTATTATTACATCGAATCCCTGGGCCGGGATGGGATAGCGGTCTGGAAATCCGGGAAAATGACGGAGCGGGGCGCAAGGCGTATTGTCTGGACTCCGCCGGACACCGGCTGGAATACCGACGAAATCTGGGCGCCGGAGTTACATTTTCTGGAAGACAAGTGGTACATCTATTATGCCGCCGATTCCGGGGCCAACCGCGACCACCGGATGGGAGTCCTGGAAAGCACAAGCCAGGATCCCCAGGGGGATTACAATGACAAGGGGATGCTGTATACCGGCGACTACATCGAATCCGATTCCCTGAACCGGTGGGCCATCGACGGTACGGTGCTGGAGTTCGATGGGCAACTGTATTTTATCTGGTCGGGCTGGGAATCAACTCATGACAACCAGTATCTGTATATTGCCCCGATGAGCAACCCGTGGACAATCTCAGGAAACCGGGTGCGGCTCGCAGACAATGATGATTATATCTGGGAACGGGTCGGGGAAGATCCGGGACAACGCGGACTGAACGAGGCGCCGCAGGTATTGAAAAACGGGGAACATGTCTTCGTAATTTATTCCTGCAGCGGGTCGTGGCAAACCACATATAAACTGGGTATGTTACGGCTGGACAATGGCGGAAATCCACTGAATCCCGCACACTGGACGAAAGCGTCCGAGCCGGTCTTTCAGGGGACGGAAGACGTGTATGGCGTTGGACATGCCTCGTATGTCAAGTCCCCGGACGGGACGGAGGACTGGATTATCTACCATTCCAAAAAGGAAACGACACCGGGCTGGGATCGGGATGTCCGGATGCAGCCGTTTACCTGGAATGCTGACGGCACGCCCGAATTTGGTACGCCGGTGGCGCCGGGCGATTCTCTATCGGTACCGTCCGGAGAACAGTGAACAACTCTCATATCCACTTAACTTTTTAACTATGGAACTGATATGCACATACCTTCGAAGATCATTCTCTTTAGCCTGGCTATTATTCTAATGGTTATGAACCAATCGTTGGCAGGGCAATGGGCACCGAAAGATGTCCCGGTGATGACACCCTGGGCGGCGGAGGTAACCCCTGACAATGTTTTACCGGAGTATCCGCGCCCCCAGATGCGACGCTCAGAATGGAAAAATTTGAATGGTCTGTGGGAGTATTCCTTCGCAGATAATCTGAAAAACCCGCCGTTCGGACAGGAATTGTCCGGACACATCCTTGTGCCTTTTGCCGTAGAATCAGCGTTATCAGGAGTTAAGGATTCCACTGAATATCTCTGGTATCGCCGGACTTTTTCATTCCCGGAGGAATGGAATGGCCAGCGCCTTCTGCTCCACTTCGGCGCCGTGGATTGGCAAACAGTCGTCTATGTGAATGGGAACAAAGTTGGCGAGCACCAGGGGGGATACGATCCTTTTACCATAGATATTACCGATGCTAATACAGAATCCGGATCCCTGGAAATAATTGTCGGTGTTTTCGACCCGTCGGACCAGAGCGCGAATCCGGTGGGGAAGCAGGTGCTGGATCCCAGCGGAATCTGGTACACCTCCGTAACTGGAATCTGGCAGACTGTCTGGCTGGAGCCGGTTCCCGATGTTTATATCGATGACATTAACATCAGCAGTGATATCGACAGGGAAATGGTAAAAATCAGGGTAGCGACTAACAAACGCAGTCCGTCTTTTCAAATCCGCATTAATGTGGTTGAAAACGAGAAAACGATTGCCGAAGCCGATGGGGCACCAGGTGAACTGGTGGAAATTCCGATTCCGCAGCCCCATCTCTGGGAACCGGAGGACCCGTTCTTGTATGATTTGAAAATTGAGTTACTTGATGACACCGGTAAACCGATGGACGAGGTCACTAGTTATTTCGGTATGCGGGAGATTAGTTTAGGCACAGATGAAGACGGTATCACACGTATGCTGCTGAACGGTGAGTACGTCTTCCAGATGGGCCCGCTGGATCAGGGATACTGGCCGGACGGATTGTATACGGCACCCACGGATGAGGCGCTGCGGTTCGATATTGAAAAGGCAAAGGAATTCGGCTTTAATATGATTCGCAAGCACGTGAAGGTGGAGCCTGCCCGGTGGTACTACTGGTGCGACAGACTCGGCGTGCTCGTGTGGCAGGATATGCCAAGTCCCAATCCGAACACTTACGAGCAGTTCCGGTCGGATGAAGCCGATCAGCAGTTCGAATACGAACTCCGCCAGATGGTGCAGACTCTCTCGAATCATCCTTCGATTGTCATGTGGGTCGTCTTCAACGAAGGGTGGGGACAACACAATACGGAAAAGCTTACCAAGATGGTGCAGGAGTTAGATCCTACGCGGCTGGTGAATAACGCCAGCGGATACACGGACAAGGGAGTGGGGGATGTCATCGATTGGCATATCTATCCCGGTCCGGATGCCCCTGCGCCTGAAGAACGCCGGGCGAGCGTGCTCGGTGAGTTCGGGGG is drawn from Candidatus Neomarinimicrobiota bacterium and contains these coding sequences:
- a CDS encoding response regulator is translated as MHILLVDDSELILSRLRRLILLKYPDVVITSAKTFHQAEEALQPPLPDVVILDIQLPDGNGIDIAERIRKISHEMKIVILTNYNEEGYRKAAMVAGADYYINKSGEFRKVLPLLGTILSELQTEL
- a CDS encoding nucleoside hydrolase, producing MKITRLLLFVIVTVFLTHSVHSQPKIIFDTDFGGDADDLGALVMLHHFVDQGECYLLGIMSWSMDKYTVPAIDAVNQFYGHPDIPIGTRKDSLRFDDWNYSKPITDNFPYKCNYEDVPDATTLYRELLSENPDSSVTIVTVGPLKNIADLLKSEGDTISTLSGKELIEKKVKEFVIMGGKFPQGDWEWNFSGDMPGVTKFVISQLTVPITFTGYEVGMAIKTGKVLNTIDPENPLTKGYRHFSEHAHWDRENFTGKILDNATYDQTAVLYAVRNGVGTYWDRISNGVCVPDNNGGNTWIEGVQSKHSYLQLTMDEEKIARKIEYFMLGDF
- a CDS encoding MscL family protein; this translates as MSIRYDQFLTTVVHFIIIAFSIFIVVKVKNRIIHAREN
- a CDS encoding PAS domain S-box protein translates to MHDSIHSTIDSIIKSMLHILNRPNNWQNLLRDIFTLLYEQNPYRRFQIVYPTPNREGDQAKSPMTADIQFQFLQDQIQSANENILRQAMKGRTCDHFFLNENLENYRRTEFGTVLVSSRDITAQENHCNCDFMKTLSASDMVLAIVPILHKGVPVMLLEFAGKGMDECSDCLDGLEEIAEAIGAAYKRFLLEQDIRITAENLKLIIESTGDAIILRKLDGPFLHVNERAVELLGYTRDEFQEMHPEDIDVVGDHDVGERLELEGQVLFETVLRRKGGSLVPVEINSRYVRYQRQQVILSVVRDISRRKTYEKQIFRQAQILKNVQDAVFVTDNDFRIEFWNQGAEQIFGYTAEEMAQAIPTSTWIHSRSLEMSHIFETIHTKGKFEAEIQIKRKDGQQRWISMTISRLTNTRDEDEGYLGMGRDITERKQTQLELLKQTHALEQRVKELRGLYETSRIINEELDLKTTLVDLLEVIAGSWQYPQQTVVRIVLDGQEYATAGFQDTAWCQSADILVGDSPRGQIEVAYLQEFPTADEGPFLEEERWLINTLADRIARFIGRRESQHELQQSEEQYHQLFESMHNGFALCRMEYDDTGTPVNLEYLTVNSAFEHILKISRDQIEGKMITDVFPEIWETDKELIALYSRVATTGQQEQLTTYIESLGLWVEITAYSPEYPYVAVIFTDITEQKKAEASLREESETLRQITETSPVGITLFDLDGNIYSANSHARAIFGLRESDLHHRSYDAPEWKITDNAGNPIPAEQLPFSQVRQTGKAIWDYQHAIEPKDGCRTYLSINAAPLRNKAGDMTGVIAVISDISERRQMEQQLFQTEKMEAMGQIAGGIAHDFNNVLAAIDGANQMIELQADDEKFLKYLRIIKSSVERGNAVTNRMLTFTRSSKPEMQPLGLMPLLQEFGSMVEYTLPKDVHVHLADVNSSVEVLAESSQLQQVLFTLCINAADAMPNGGNIHIATRKPEEYELQRYRPNTAQEYWCLTVIDEGFGMSEEIQSRIFEPFYTTKSSSKGTGLGLAVVKKIMDLHDGWITVASAPGEGATFILGLPLHTTQEGDDSDEIPARRELYNGDGEYLLVVDDEEPLRQLMKESFTAQGYRVLTAPNGKEAFQIVSTSNPKIDLVLTDIGLPDINGGRLIMQIHATNPDLPVIAMTGYVDNQTRDELLSAGARSVVTKPFNIEQFNRQVYNILNPKPFEIAVT
- a CDS encoding GAF domain-containing protein, which produces MKNLINKALQIPQSLVEEWQEIVNIMAEIIEVPAGLIMRVSSEELEVFVASQTPGNPYTPGESEIWNGSGLYCETVINSREKLLVPDALSDPKWESNPDIRLNMISYLGYPIFLPNGEVFGTICVLDNKKMITLPFMSSL
- a CDS encoding AAA family ATPase, yielding MDKHNVHTTFSPKLDAILGGGIPKQSLNILAGHPGAGKSIFAHHLLFHHLKRQPQSKVLYLTTLSEPPAKIIRYMRDFSFFQSDLFQTRFQLDDIGPTIREKKFGEISDKILEIVQQYRPDILVIDSFKAIRDIGGQVDEFRQFVYQVAVRLYGQQCTTFLVGEYDISEISQGAEFAVADGIILLEMRQVAGEPQRLLQVRKLRGQNPVTAPLPFYIDTDGIQIQYLTTVADSEDKAEEQIRSTGITAFDELVDGGLASGQTLLISGVSGTGKTTLALQILHNALQRGDTGLYYSFEESRRALLRTATHFGWSFEQAIAEDRGHFFYIPQTAIRIEEVISRLEQEIERYQPQWLIMDSFSVYLHRVEEPAIIREKMYQIRSLLQHHDVTGLLISDIPAHATTQLSRAGVEETVADGTIVLRSNLEHNNRCRYLEVYKMRRINHVKGMHRMIIGENGIEVFYTSGWMETPDSEGTTFTFTPLQSRIENPLRYNSAWLIRGEAGMGKSTMAMNFVAEGLQNQESVLLITADAPEQDTVRRLSTVGVDVEPYLHSGQLKLLDAYSGNNPQLNLSDPEVLKYYIFSCVSQMQTPIRVVFDSITPLSVRNNLEGFVELIHQKNRMLRHPQVTVLDTHLYQRNAGEESLALLNGYDIVIDLYATGEVTANAKRQFQITKARDIKADSTPQSFEIDPARGIVPVDH
- a CDS encoding glycoside hydrolase family 43 protein; amino-acid sequence: MKIISSRFNVVVGLIALLLISCDVKVIPAEESGQDTSGTVKKFTNPLWDGADPFMVKHADSYYYIESLGRDGIAVWKSGKMTERGARRIVWTPPDTGWNTDEIWAPELHFLEDKWYIYYAADSGANRDHRMGVLESTSQDPQGDYNDKGMLYTGDYIESDSLNRWAIDGTVLEFDGQLYFIWSGWESTHDNQYLYIAPMSNPWTISGNRVRLADNDDYIWERVGEDPGQRGLNEAPQVLKNGEHVFVIYSCSGSWQTTYKLGMLRLDNGGNPLNPAHWTKASEPVFQGTEDVYGVGHASYVKSPDGTEDWIIYHSKKETTPGWDRDVRMQPFTWNADGTPEFGTPVAPGDSLSVPSGEQ
- the mscL gene encoding large conductance mechanosensitive channel protein MscL — encoded protein: MNDQETAELHMGFWQEFKEFSIKGNAVDMAVGIILGTAFNRIVNSLVTDIIMPPIGYLLGGVEFADLAIVFRESADSATGEMSP